From the genome of Cryptosporangium minutisporangium:
TCGACGCCAATCCACTCGCGGACGTCGCCACCGACCCGTCGAAGCTGCTGGTCACGTTCCTCTCCGCGCCCACCGGCCAGGCCGAGCTGGATTCGATCGACCCCGCCACCTACGCGCCGGAGGTCATGGCGGTGGGCGAGCGAGAGGTCTACGTCTGGTACCCCGACGGTGTCCGCAAGGCGAAGCTCAACCCACCGTTCTTCGAGAAGCGCTATCCGAAGGACGCCCGGGCCGCCGGCACCGCCCGAAACTGGAACACGATCACGAAGTTGCTGACGATGATGACGCCCTGAGCAGCCGCGCGCCGTTGTCGTGGAGCACTCCGCGGAGCCAGTCGTCGCCCAGGTCGAGGCGGACCAGGCTCTCTACCTGGTGGGCGTACGGATAGGGGATGTTGGGGTAGTCCGACCCGAGCACGATCCGGTCGCCGAGGTCGCGCAGCCGGGGCCGCAGGTCGGGTGGGAACGGCGCCATCCGCTCGGTGAAGTCGGTGAACGTCATCGTCGTATCGAGGTGGACGTTCGGATAGGCGTCGGCGAGCGCCAGGAACTCGGCGTACTCCGGCGAGCCCAGGTGCGCGACGACCAGCGTCAACGTGGGGTGTCTGGCCAGCACCGCGCTGATCGGACCAGGACCCGTGTACGGCCCGGGCAGCGGCCCGCTGCCGCAGTGACACACGATCGGGATGCCCGCCTCGGCGAGCTGCCCCCACACGGCGTCCAACTGCGGGTCGGTGGGGTCGTAGGCACCCACCTGCAGGTGGGCCTTGAACGCCCGCAACCCACCCTCGATCCCCGCCCGGACGTAGTCCGCGGCGCCGGGCTCGGGAAAGAACGTGCCGGTCGGGACGCAGTTCGGCACGTCGCGCGCGAACTGCAACGCCCACTCGTTGAGCCAGGTCGCCATCGCGGGTTTGTGCGGGTAGAGGAGTGCGGTGTGCACGATGACGCCGAGTTCGCCCAGTAGCTCCAGCCGGGCCGCTTCGGCGAGCCGGTACTCGATCGGCCACTCCAGTCCGACGCTCGCCGGCAGCGCGTCGAAGTACGCCCAGACCTTGTGCAGTACGCGTTCGGGCATGAAGTGCACGTGTGCGTCGACGAAGCCCGGTATCCCGAGCTCGTCGCAGAAGTCCCGGAGCCCGGCGTCGGTGAGAGGTGCCACGCTCTCACTCTG
Proteins encoded in this window:
- a CDS encoding DUF1697 domain-containing protein; translation: MTAYLALFRGINVGRNQRIAMADLRTLLTGLGHSDVVTHLQSGNAVFRSDRTDPDALAAEIEDAVTEQLGLTVRVLVRDEADLRRVVDANPLADVATDPSKLLVTFLSAPTGQAELDSIDPATYAPEVMAVGEREVYVWYPDGVRKAKLNPPFFEKRYPKDARAAGTARNWNTITKLLTMMTP
- a CDS encoding amidohydrolase family protein is translated as MAPLTDAGLRDFCDELGIPGFVDAHVHFMPERVLHKVWAYFDALPASVGLEWPIEYRLAEAARLELLGELGVIVHTALLYPHKPAMATWLNEWALQFARDVPNCVPTGTFFPEPGAADYVRAGIEGGLRAFKAHLQVGAYDPTDPQLDAVWGQLAEAGIPIVCHCGSGPLPGPYTGPGPISAVLARHPTLTLVVAHLGSPEYAEFLALADAYPNVHLDTTMTFTDFTERMAPFPPDLRPRLRDLGDRIVLGSDYPNIPYPYAHQVESLVRLDLGDDWLRGVLHDNGARLLRASSSSATS